A genomic stretch from Burkholderia pyrrocinia includes:
- a CDS encoding c-type cytochrome has product MNRLCKSLMVLQVAAGFVGIVAEANAADAAKPDLDRGKAIAGQVCASCHGADGNSASGSFPKLAGQHPEYLVKQLNDFKTQPGAKGPVRTNAVMVGFASALSADDMRNVAAYYGSQTTKLGTARDAATVPIGQKIYRGGIAEKGVPACASCHGPTGQGLPVQYPRLSGQWADYTVAQLTAFQQGVGARNNNDAMHQIATRLSDNEIKAVSDYIAGLR; this is encoded by the coding sequence ATGAATCGACTGTGCAAGTCTCTGATGGTGCTTCAGGTTGCAGCAGGGTTCGTAGGTATCGTAGCGGAGGCAAACGCGGCGGATGCGGCAAAGCCGGATCTCGACCGCGGCAAGGCGATTGCCGGGCAGGTCTGCGCGTCGTGTCACGGCGCCGACGGCAATAGCGCGTCGGGCAGTTTCCCGAAGCTTGCCGGCCAGCATCCCGAGTATCTGGTCAAGCAGTTGAACGACTTCAAGACGCAGCCGGGCGCGAAGGGGCCGGTGCGTACCAACGCGGTGATGGTCGGATTCGCGAGTGCGCTGAGCGCGGACGACATGCGCAACGTCGCCGCGTACTACGGGTCGCAGACGACGAAGCTCGGTACCGCACGCGATGCGGCGACCGTGCCGATCGGCCAGAAGATCTATCGCGGCGGCATCGCGGAGAAGGGCGTGCCCGCCTGCGCGAGCTGCCACGGGCCGACCGGGCAGGGGCTTCCGGTCCAGTACCCGCGTCTGTCGGGGCAGTGGGCCGATTACACGGTCGCGCAGTTGACCGCGTTCCAGCAGGGAGTTGGCGCGCGCAACAACAACGACGCGATGCATCAGATCGCGACGCGCCTGTCGGACAACGAGATCAAGGCCGTCTCGGATTACATCGCGGGCCTGCGTTGA
- the msrP gene encoding protein-methionine-sulfoxide reductase catalytic subunit MsrP, with protein MWIKRPLRNVLTGGDIAHSEITPRAVFENRRRVLQAAGLAAAGGLLGGSGAAFAAYASPDARAAKLAAKTNPKFVAADKVTPFKDITSYNNFYEFGTDKSDPAQNAGTLRPRPWRVSVEGEVLHPKVFDLDELLKLAPLEERVYRLRCVEGWSMVIPWIGVPLSELIKRVQPTGNAKYVQFITLADPSQMPGLSTPVLDWPYSEGLRMDEAMNPLTLLTMGVYGQVLPNQNGAPVRIVVPWKYGFKSAKSLVKIRFVDQQPKTSWNTYAANEYGFYSNVNPNVDHPRWSQATERRIGEDGFFTPKRKTLMFNGYGDLVASMYQGMDLKKNF; from the coding sequence ATGTGGATCAAACGCCCTTTGCGGAACGTACTGACCGGCGGTGATATTGCGCACAGCGAGATCACGCCGCGCGCGGTGTTCGAGAACCGGCGGCGCGTCTTGCAGGCGGCCGGTCTCGCGGCGGCGGGCGGGCTGCTCGGCGGCAGCGGCGCGGCATTTGCCGCGTATGCGTCGCCCGACGCGCGGGCGGCGAAGCTCGCGGCGAAAACGAACCCGAAGTTCGTCGCGGCCGACAAGGTGACGCCGTTCAAGGACATCACGTCCTACAACAACTTCTACGAATTCGGCACCGACAAGAGCGACCCGGCGCAGAACGCCGGCACGCTGCGGCCGCGCCCGTGGCGCGTGAGCGTCGAGGGCGAGGTGCTGCACCCGAAGGTGTTCGATCTCGACGAGCTGCTGAAGCTCGCACCGCTCGAGGAGCGCGTGTACCGGCTGCGCTGCGTCGAAGGCTGGTCGATGGTGATCCCGTGGATCGGCGTGCCGCTGTCCGAGCTGATCAAGCGTGTACAGCCGACCGGCAATGCGAAATACGTGCAGTTCATCACGCTGGCCGATCCGTCGCAGATGCCGGGCCTCTCGACACCCGTGCTCGACTGGCCGTATTCGGAAGGGCTGCGAATGGACGAGGCGATGAATCCGCTGACGCTGCTGACGATGGGTGTCTACGGGCAGGTGCTGCCGAACCAGAACGGCGCGCCGGTGCGAATCGTCGTGCCGTGGAAGTACGGCTTCAAGAGCGCGAAGTCGCTCGTGAAGATCCGCTTCGTCGACCAGCAGCCGAAGACGAGCTGGAACACGTACGCAGCGAACGAATATGGCTTTTATTCGAACGTGAATCCGAACGTCGATCATCCGCGCTGGAGCCAGGCGACCGAGCGGCGCATCGGCGAGGACGGCTTCTTCACGCCGAAGCGCAAGACGCTGATGTTCAACGGCTACGGCGATCTGGTCGCGTCGATGTATCAGGGCATGGACCTGAAAAAGAACTTCTGA
- the msrQ gene encoding protein-methionine-sulfoxide reductase heme-binding subunit MsrQ: MPPSTLTPARAAGTGSTARATRAGAIRTGAPRWLVPAKVLVFAAGLYPLARLVLFGLTDRLGANPIEFITRSTGLWTLVMLCITLAVTPLRRMTGFATLLRFRRMIGLFAFFYATLHFTTYLWFDKWFDVVAILKDVGKRPFITVGFAAFVLLIPLAATSPRSMVRRLGRHWATLHGAIYAIALFGVLHFWWMRAGKHDLAQPKLYAAIVAVLLGWRLAAWGWRRVRA, from the coding sequence ATGCCTCCTTCGACGCTGACGCCCGCGCGCGCAGCCGGCACCGGATCGACCGCACGCGCGACCCGGGCCGGTGCGATTCGTACCGGCGCGCCGCGCTGGCTCGTGCCGGCCAAGGTGCTGGTTTTCGCGGCCGGCCTCTATCCGCTTGCGCGTCTCGTGCTGTTCGGGCTGACCGACCGGCTCGGCGCGAACCCGATCGAATTCATCACGCGTTCGACCGGCCTGTGGACGCTCGTGATGCTTTGCATCACGCTGGCCGTCACGCCGCTCCGGCGCATGACGGGCTTCGCGACGCTGCTGCGCTTTCGCCGGATGATCGGGCTGTTCGCGTTCTTTTACGCGACGCTGCACTTCACGACCTACCTGTGGTTCGACAAGTGGTTCGATGTCGTCGCGATCCTGAAGGACGTCGGCAAGCGCCCGTTCATCACGGTCGGCTTTGCCGCGTTCGTGCTGCTGATCCCGCTCGCCGCGACGTCGCCGCGTTCGATGGTGCGCCGGCTCGGCCGCCACTGGGCGACGCTGCACGGCGCGATCTACGCGATCGCGCTGTTCGGCGTGCTGCACTTCTGGTGGATGAGGGCCGGCAAGCACGATCTCGCGCAGCCGAAGCTTTACGCGGCGATCGTCGCCGTGCTGCTCGGCTGGCGGCTGGCCGCATGGGGATGGCGGCGCGTGCGCGCGTGA
- the hemB gene encoding porphobilinogen synthase, whose translation MSFHPLHRPRRMRRDDFSRRLMRENRLTTDDLIYPVFVVDGTNERQPVPSMPGVERVSVDLLMHVAEQCVELGVPVLSLFPAIEPSLKTPDGREAANPEGLIPRAVRELKKRFPELGVLTDVALDPYTSHGQDGVLDENGYVINDDTIEILVDQARAQAEAGVDIVAPSDMMDGRIGAVREMLESDGHIHTRIMAYSAKFASAFYGPFRDAVGSASNLGKGNKMTYQMDPANSDEALREVRLDIDEGADMVMVKPGMPYLDIVRRVKDEFRFPTYVYQVSGEYAMLKAAAMNGWLDHDKVVLESLLAFKRAGADGVLTYFALDAARLLKAQR comes from the coding sequence ATGAGCTTCCATCCGCTTCATCGTCCGCGCCGGATGCGCCGCGACGACTTCTCCCGGCGCCTGATGCGCGAAAACCGCCTGACCACCGACGACCTGATCTATCCGGTGTTCGTCGTCGACGGCACCAACGAACGGCAGCCGGTGCCGTCGATGCCCGGCGTCGAGCGCGTGTCCGTCGATCTGCTGATGCACGTCGCCGAGCAATGCGTCGAACTCGGCGTGCCCGTGCTGTCGCTGTTCCCGGCCATCGAGCCGTCGCTGAAAACGCCTGACGGCCGCGAGGCAGCCAATCCGGAAGGCCTGATCCCGCGTGCGGTGCGCGAGCTGAAGAAGCGCTTCCCCGAGCTCGGCGTGCTGACCGACGTCGCACTCGATCCGTACACGAGCCACGGCCAGGACGGCGTGCTCGACGAGAACGGCTACGTGATCAACGACGACACGATCGAGATCCTGGTCGACCAGGCGCGTGCGCAGGCCGAAGCAGGCGTCGACATCGTCGCGCCGTCGGACATGATGGACGGCCGCATCGGCGCGGTCCGCGAGATGCTGGAAAGCGACGGCCATATCCATACGCGCATCATGGCCTACTCGGCCAAGTTCGCGTCGGCGTTCTACGGCCCGTTCCGCGACGCGGTCGGCTCGGCATCCAACCTGGGCAAGGGCAACAAGATGACCTACCAGATGGATCCGGCGAACAGTGACGAAGCGCTGCGCGAAGTGCGCCTCGACATCGACGAAGGCGCCGACATGGTGATGGTCAAGCCCGGCATGCCGTACCTCGACATCGTGCGTCGCGTGAAGGACGAGTTCCGCTTCCCGACCTACGTGTACCAGGTGAGCGGCGAATACGCGATGCTGAAGGCTGCCGCGATGAACGGCTGGCTCGACCACGACAAGGTCGTGCTCGAGTCGCTGCTCGCGTTCAAGCGCGCGGGCGCAGACGGCGTGCTCACGTACTTCGCGCTCGACGCCGCGCGTCTGCTGAAAGCGCAACGCTGA
- the ccsB gene encoding c-type cytochrome biogenesis protein CcsB, translated as MDLTQVSSSPRASAQAPVSAPLFDDRPFLARLSLIDWLFALALVAGAGYALVHYNAHMDYYDKAVMLGTVPALVALGWRWKPARLMMASIAVLSLLSIQIYQGDLARADSAFFLKYFLSSQSAILWMSALFVLATIFYWIGLLARSETGAAIGQKLTWVAVLMGFTGLMVRWYESYLIGADVGHIPVSNLYEVFVLFSLITALLYLYYEGHYGTRSLGAFVLLVISAAVGFLMWYSVARDAQQIQPLVPALQSWWMKIHVPANFIGYGSFALSAMVSVAYLMKERGVLADRLPTLEVLDDVMYKSIAVGFAFFTIATILGALWAAEAWGGYWSWDPKETWALIVWLNYAAWLHMRLMKGLRGAVAAWWALTGLLVTTFAFLGVNMFLSGLHSYGKL; from the coding sequence ATGGATCTCACGCAAGTTTCCTCTTCCCCCCGGGCGTCGGCCCAGGCCCCGGTTTCGGCGCCGCTGTTCGACGACCGTCCGTTTCTCGCGCGCCTGTCGCTGATCGACTGGCTGTTCGCACTGGCGCTCGTGGCGGGAGCGGGTTATGCGCTCGTGCACTACAACGCGCACATGGATTACTACGACAAGGCGGTGATGCTCGGCACCGTGCCGGCGCTCGTCGCGCTCGGCTGGCGCTGGAAGCCCGCGCGGCTGATGATGGCGTCGATCGCCGTGCTGTCGCTGCTGTCGATCCAGATCTACCAGGGCGATCTCGCGCGCGCCGATTCGGCGTTCTTCCTCAAGTACTTCCTGTCGAGCCAGTCGGCGATCCTGTGGATGAGCGCGTTGTTCGTGCTCGCGACGATCTTCTACTGGATCGGCTTGCTCGCGCGCTCGGAAACGGGCGCCGCGATCGGCCAGAAGCTCACGTGGGTCGCCGTGCTGATGGGCTTCACGGGGCTGATGGTGCGCTGGTACGAGTCCTACCTGATCGGCGCCGACGTCGGGCATATCCCCGTATCGAACCTCTACGAAGTGTTCGTCCTGTTCAGCCTGATCACCGCGCTGCTCTACCTGTATTACGAAGGCCACTACGGCACGCGTTCACTCGGCGCGTTCGTGCTGCTGGTCATCAGCGCGGCGGTCGGCTTCCTGATGTGGTACTCGGTCGCGCGCGATGCGCAGCAGATCCAGCCGCTCGTGCCTGCGCTGCAGAGCTGGTGGATGAAGATCCACGTGCCGGCGAACTTCATCGGCTACGGCAGCTTCGCGCTGTCGGCGATGGTGTCGGTCGCGTACCTGATGAAGGAGCGCGGCGTGCTCGCCGATCGCCTGCCGACGCTCGAAGTGCTCGACGACGTGATGTACAAGTCGATCGCGGTCGGTTTCGCGTTCTTCACGATCGCGACGATCCTCGGCGCGCTGTGGGCGGCCGAGGCATGGGGCGGCTACTGGAGCTGGGACCCGAAGGAAACCTGGGCGCTGATCGTGTGGCTCAACTACGCGGCGTGGCTGCACATGCGGCTGATGAAGGGCCTGCGCGGCGCGGTTGCCGCGTGGTGGGCACTCACGGGCCTGCTCGTGACGACGTTTGCATTCCTCGGCGTCAACATGTTCCTGTCCGGGCTGCACAGCTACGGCAAGCTGTAA
- the dsbD gene encoding protein-disulfide reductase DsbD, giving the protein MFNGMALPVRVRALRLLAVLLSFALLLGGLSVARAADDFLDPAVAFKFSASESPGQVDVRFKVANGYYLYRERFAFAVKSGQATLGEPQLPAGHVKFDQTFQKDVETYRDEVVVHVPVKQASGPFELAVTSQGCADEGICYPPAEHVVQVDGAALGAAASSSGETAAAGNWLDKVTSADFAQSLLEGHGFFTIVALYFVAGVVLSLLPCSYPMIPIVSAIIIGQGTRATHARGFALSLTYVVGMALVYTVLGIAAALVGQSLGAWLQNPWVLGAFGVLLTAFAVSLISGKDIALPERWQNGAAGASSARQGGHFAAVAAMGALSALVVGACMTAPLFAVLAFIAHTGNALLGGAALFAMGLGLGVPLLVVGVGAGTVLPRAGAWMDGVKVFFGIVLLAAALWIVWPVLAGGLKMVLAALWLLIAAAALGLFTPNAGAASIWRRLGRGVGAALAIWAATLLVGLAAGSTDPVKPLAVLAARTVASGGAAAGAAAAQDGPAFASVRSSSELDALLKTSGRPVMLDFYADWCVSCKEMEHLTFTDARVQARLAKLHLVRADVTANNPDDQALLKRFNLFGPPGIIFFDRSGNEIGRVVGYQAAETFLRSLDRAAVPTV; this is encoded by the coding sequence ATGTTTAACGGTATGGCGCTTCCCGTGCGCGTGCGCGCGCTGCGGCTTCTTGCAGTCCTGTTGTCGTTCGCGCTCTTGCTGGGCGGGCTGTCCGTCGCGCGCGCGGCCGACGATTTCCTCGATCCGGCGGTCGCTTTCAAGTTCAGCGCGAGCGAATCGCCGGGACAGGTGGACGTCCGCTTCAAGGTCGCCAACGGTTATTACCTGTATCGCGAGCGGTTCGCGTTCGCGGTGAAGAGCGGGCAGGCGACGCTCGGCGAGCCCCAATTGCCGGCCGGCCATGTGAAGTTCGACCAGACGTTCCAGAAGGACGTCGAGACCTATCGTGACGAAGTCGTGGTGCACGTGCCGGTCAAGCAGGCGTCGGGGCCGTTCGAGCTCGCGGTGACGTCGCAGGGGTGCGCGGACGAAGGGATCTGCTATCCGCCGGCCGAGCACGTCGTGCAGGTCGACGGCGCCGCGCTGGGTGCAGCCGCATCGTCGTCCGGCGAAACGGCTGCCGCGGGCAACTGGCTCGACAAGGTCACGAGCGCCGATTTCGCGCAGTCGCTGCTCGAAGGGCACGGCTTCTTCACGATCGTCGCGCTGTACTTCGTCGCTGGCGTCGTGCTGAGCCTCCTGCCCTGTTCGTACCCGATGATTCCGATCGTGTCCGCGATCATCATCGGCCAGGGCACGCGCGCGACGCATGCGCGCGGCTTCGCGCTGTCGCTGACCTACGTGGTCGGCATGGCGCTGGTCTATACGGTGCTCGGCATCGCCGCGGCGCTGGTCGGCCAGAGTCTCGGCGCGTGGCTGCAGAACCCGTGGGTGCTCGGCGCGTTCGGCGTGCTGCTCACCGCATTCGCCGTATCGCTGATTTCGGGCAAGGACATCGCGCTGCCCGAGCGCTGGCAGAACGGCGCGGCCGGGGCATCCAGCGCGCGCCAGGGCGGCCATTTCGCCGCGGTTGCCGCGATGGGCGCATTGTCGGCGCTGGTCGTCGGCGCATGCATGACGGCGCCGCTGTTCGCGGTGCTCGCCTTCATCGCGCACACCGGCAATGCGCTGCTCGGCGGTGCGGCGCTGTTCGCGATGGGGCTGGGGCTCGGCGTGCCGCTGCTGGTCGTCGGCGTCGGTGCCGGGACGGTGCTGCCGCGTGCGGGCGCGTGGATGGATGGCGTGAAGGTGTTCTTCGGCATCGTGCTGCTCGCGGCCGCGCTGTGGATCGTGTGGCCCGTGCTTGCGGGCGGCCTGAAGATGGTGCTCGCCGCGTTGTGGCTGCTCATCGCGGCCGCGGCGCTCGGGTTGTTCACGCCGAATGCCGGCGCCGCGTCGATCTGGCGCCGCCTGGGTCGCGGCGTGGGCGCCGCGCTCGCGATCTGGGCGGCGACGCTGCTCGTCGGTCTGGCTGCAGGGTCGACCGATCCCGTCAAGCCGCTGGCCGTGCTTGCGGCTCGCACGGTTGCGTCGGGCGGTGCGGCGGCGGGCGCGGCAGCCGCGCAGGACGGGCCCGCGTTCGCATCGGTGCGCTCCAGTAGCGAGCTCGACGCGCTGCTGAAGACGTCGGGCCGGCCCGTGATGCTCGACTTCTACGCCGACTGGTGCGTGAGCTGCAAGGAGATGGAGCATCTGACGTTTACCGACGCGCGCGTGCAGGCGCGGCTCGCGAAGCTTCACCTCGTGCGCGCGGATGTCACCGCGAACAACCCGGATGACCAGGCGCTGCTCAAGCGCTTCAACCTGTTCGGACCGCCGGGCATCATCTTCTTCGACCGCAGCGGCAACGAAATCGGGCGCGTGGTCGGCTATCAGGCGGCCGAGACGTTCCTGCGCAGCCTCGATCGGGCTGCTGTCCCGACGGTATGA
- the yihA gene encoding ribosome biogenesis GTP-binding protein YihA/YsxC, which produces MAFLLHQARFYTTVNHLRDLPPTVQPEIAFAGRSNAGKSTAINVLCNQKRLAFASKTPGRTQHINYFSVGPAAEPVANLVDLPGYGYAEVPGAAKAHWEMLLSSYLATRSQLCGLILMMDSRRPLTDLDRRMIEWFTPTGKPIHTLLTKCDKLTRQESINALRTTQKGLDAYRDQGVQGKLTVQLFSALKRTGLDEAHELIESWVRPSVADEKSEPVAQ; this is translated from the coding sequence ATGGCCTTTCTGCTCCATCAAGCCCGCTTCTACACGACCGTCAACCATCTGCGCGACCTGCCGCCGACGGTACAGCCGGAAATCGCGTTCGCGGGCCGCTCGAACGCCGGCAAGTCGACGGCGATCAACGTGCTGTGCAACCAGAAGCGGCTGGCCTTCGCATCGAAGACGCCCGGCCGCACGCAGCATATCAACTACTTCTCCGTCGGCCCGGCCGCCGAGCCCGTCGCGAACCTCGTCGACCTGCCCGGCTACGGCTACGCGGAAGTGCCGGGCGCCGCGAAGGCGCACTGGGAAATGCTGCTGTCGTCCTACCTCGCGACCCGCTCGCAGCTCTGCGGCCTGATCCTGATGATGGATTCGCGCCGTCCGCTGACCGATCTCGATCGCCGCATGATCGAGTGGTTCACGCCGACCGGCAAGCCGATCCACACGCTGCTGACGAAGTGCGACAAATTGACGCGGCAGGAAAGCATCAATGCGCTGCGGACCACGCAAAAGGGGCTGGATGCGTATCGCGACCAGGGCGTCCAGGGCAAGCTGACGGTCCAGCTGTTCTCCGCGCTGAAGCGCACGGGGCTCGACGAGGCGCATGAGCTGATCGAGAGCTGGGTGCGGCCGTCCGTCGCCGACGAAAAAAGCGAGCCTGTAGCACAATGA
- the lptM gene encoding LPS translocon maturation chaperone LptM, with translation MRVVFRMSAIVAALAILAGCGQSGPLYLPTVPPLPKPIQQQDTPPSDVKPTDENASSDSVPDSSGTPLTLTPELSSGASKMPAPASGSAVAQ, from the coding sequence ATGCGAGTCGTTTTCCGGATGAGCGCGATTGTAGCGGCTTTGGCGATTCTTGCCGGCTGCGGTCAAAGCGGCCCGCTCTATCTGCCTACCGTGCCTCCGCTGCCCAAGCCGATCCAGCAGCAGGACACCCCGCCGTCGGACGTGAAGCCGACCGATGAAAACGCGTCATCCGACAGTGTGCCCGATTCGTCCGGCACGCCGCTCACGCTGACGCCCGAACTGTCGAGCGGCGCATCGAAAATGCCCGCGCCGGCGTCAGGCTCGGCCGTCGCGCAGTAA
- a CDS encoding cytochrome c biogenesis protein ResB, which produces MSVTTSGLQSKSGQGASKRAVELLSSMRFAIALLVVLSIASIVGTVLTQDDPYPNYVNQFGPFWADIFRSLGLYNVYSAWWFMLILIFLVTSISLCVIRNAPKMLADAKSWKDKVREGSLRAFHHKAEYTASGTRATVAATLATFVTKAGYKHVVRETDGATLISAKRGAMTKWGYISAHLAIVVICIGGLLDSNLPIKFQMWMFGKSPVNTSATISEISPDHRLSASNPTFRGYAWVPEGQFVSTAILNQPSGSLIQDLPFSIQLNKFIVDYYTTGMPKLFASDIVVIDRETGRKIPARVEVNKPFTYKGVSIYQSSFQDGGSQMQMTAYPMTGGNAKTFPVQGTIGSSAPLQMPGADGDTIEFSDFRAINVENMIDANGKPDVRGVAKTASLKEAFDERLGSGAKTSKPVQLHNIGPSVQYKIRGKDGQAREFNNYMLPVDMNGVRVFLAGVRASPNDPFRYMRIPADSQDSIGEWMHLRAALEDPAVRAEAAARFAQRSLPGTDASLRGRLQDSAAKVLTLFAASDDSVGRGADGQPIGGFQAVATFIERSVPKAEQEKAASLLLRMLEGSMWEVWQIARERAGEPSAQQGTDTIRFVQNAINALSDSFLYGSPVYLQLDSFKQVQASVFQLTRAPGKNLVYLGSLLLVAGIFSMFYVRERRLWFWLKDAGPGVEVVMAMSTARKTFDFEKEFVQTRDAAGVALRAAPRDAAPAGAASTARPPAGGGSDSENSTR; this is translated from the coding sequence ATGAGCGTTACCACGTCGGGGTTGCAGTCGAAGTCGGGTCAGGGTGCGTCGAAGCGCGCGGTCGAGCTACTGAGCTCGATGCGTTTCGCGATCGCGCTGCTGGTGGTGCTGTCGATCGCGAGCATCGTCGGCACGGTCCTGACCCAGGACGATCCGTATCCGAATTACGTGAACCAGTTCGGGCCGTTCTGGGCGGACATCTTCCGCTCGCTCGGCCTGTACAACGTGTACAGCGCGTGGTGGTTCATGCTGATCCTGATCTTCCTCGTCACGTCGATCTCGCTGTGCGTGATCCGCAACGCGCCGAAGATGCTCGCCGATGCGAAGAGCTGGAAGGACAAGGTCCGCGAAGGCAGCCTGCGCGCGTTCCACCACAAGGCCGAGTACACGGCTTCCGGCACGCGCGCGACCGTTGCGGCGACACTCGCCACGTTCGTCACCAAGGCCGGCTACAAGCACGTCGTGCGTGAAACCGACGGCGCGACGCTGATCTCCGCGAAGCGCGGTGCGATGACCAAGTGGGGCTATATCTCCGCGCACCTCGCGATCGTCGTGATCTGTATCGGCGGCCTGCTCGACAGCAACCTGCCGATCAAATTCCAGATGTGGATGTTCGGCAAGAGCCCGGTCAACACGAGCGCGACGATCAGCGAGATCTCGCCCGACCATCGCCTGTCCGCGTCGAACCCGACGTTCCGCGGTTATGCGTGGGTGCCCGAGGGCCAGTTCGTGTCGACCGCGATCCTGAACCAGCCGAGCGGCTCGCTGATCCAGGACCTGCCGTTCTCGATCCAGCTCAACAAGTTCATCGTCGACTACTACACGACCGGCATGCCGAAGCTGTTCGCGAGCGACATCGTCGTGATCGATCGCGAGACCGGCCGGAAGATCCCGGCGCGCGTCGAGGTCAACAAGCCGTTCACGTACAAGGGCGTGTCGATCTACCAGTCGAGCTTCCAGGACGGCGGCTCGCAGATGCAGATGACGGCCTACCCGATGACGGGCGGCAATGCGAAGACCTTCCCCGTGCAGGGCACGATCGGCAGTTCGGCGCCGCTGCAGATGCCGGGCGCCGACGGCGATACGATCGAGTTCTCCGATTTCCGCGCGATCAACGTCGAGAACATGATCGACGCGAACGGCAAGCCGGACGTGCGCGGCGTCGCGAAGACGGCGTCGCTGAAGGAGGCGTTCGACGAACGGCTCGGCTCCGGCGCGAAGACGTCGAAGCCGGTGCAGCTCCACAACATCGGCCCGTCCGTGCAGTACAAGATCCGCGGCAAGGACGGCCAGGCGCGCGAATTCAACAACTACATGTTGCCCGTCGACATGAACGGCGTGCGCGTGTTCCTCGCCGGCGTGCGCGCGAGCCCGAACGACCCATTCCGCTACATGCGGATTCCGGCCGACAGCCAGGATTCGATCGGCGAATGGATGCACCTGCGCGCCGCGCTCGAAGATCCGGCCGTGCGCGCCGAAGCCGCCGCGCGCTTCGCGCAGCGTTCGCTGCCGGGCACCGACGCATCGCTGCGCGGCCGCCTGCAGGACAGCGCAGCGAAGGTGCTGACCCTGTTTGCCGCCAGCGACGACAGCGTCGGCCGCGGCGCCGACGGCCAGCCGATCGGCGGCTTCCAGGCCGTGGCGACGTTCATCGAACGCTCGGTGCCGAAGGCCGAGCAGGAGAAGGCCGCGAGCCTGCTGCTGCGGATGCTCGAGGGCTCGATGTGGGAGGTGTGGCAGATCGCGCGCGAGCGGGCCGGCGAGCCGTCCGCCCAGCAGGGCACCGACACGATCCGATTCGTGCAGAACGCGATCAATGCGCTATCCGACAGCTTTCTGTATGGATCGCCCGTCTATCTGCAGCTAGACTCATTCAAGCAGGTGCAAGCTTCGGTATTTCAGCTGACGCGCGCACCCGGCAAGAATCTGGTGTATCTTGGCAGCCTGCTGCTGGTCGCCGGCATCTTCTCGATGTTCTACGTGCGCGAACGGCGCCTCTGGTTCTGGCTCAAGGATGCCGGCCCGGGTGTCGAGGTGGTGATGGCGATGTCCACGGCCCGCAAGACCTTCGATTTCGAGAAAGAATTCGTGCAGACGCGCGACGCGGCCGGCGTCGCCTTGCGCGCCGCACCTCGCGACGCCGCGCCCGCCGGTGCGGCATCGACGGCCCGCCCGCCTGCCGGCGGCGGTTCCGATTCCGAGAATTCCACCCGGTAA
- the cyaY gene encoding iron donor protein CyaY, which yields MSDTEYLTRAEAVLTAVERTVDTANDGDHDIDLERNGSVLTLTFENGSKIIVNLQPPMKEVWIAAKAGGFHYRFIDGEWRDTRTGTEFYAALTEYATQQAGLPITFSA from the coding sequence ATGTCCGATACCGAATACCTGACCCGTGCCGAGGCCGTGCTGACGGCCGTCGAGCGTACCGTCGACACCGCGAACGACGGCGACCACGACATCGATCTGGAGCGCAACGGCAGCGTCCTGACGCTGACGTTCGAGAATGGCTCGAAGATCATCGTCAACCTGCAGCCGCCGATGAAGGAAGTGTGGATCGCCGCGAAGGCGGGCGGATTCCACTACCGTTTCATCGACGGCGAATGGCGCGATACGCGCACCGGCACCGAGTTCTACGCGGCGCTCACCGAATACGCGACGCAGCAGGCCGGCCTGCCGATCACGTTCAGCGCGTGA